The proteins below are encoded in one region of Bacteroidota bacterium:
- a CDS encoding RNA methyltransferase, translated as MKKLKTTELKRPSIGDYKLRRKLPVVIIMDNIRSMHNVGSIFRTSDAFLIEKIILCGITPQPPHRDIQKTALGATESVFWEYSKDIYQTILNLKEDNYHIVGLEQADKQIQIEDFIPNQNIKYAIILGNEVSGISDNIMNLLDLCVEIPQEGTKHSLNVSVAAGIMIYHVYQHLKKKAFTKEGL; from the coding sequence ATGAAAAAGCTGAAAACAACAGAACTGAAAAGACCGAGCATTGGAGACTATAAATTAAGGAGAAAATTGCCTGTTGTGATCATTATGGACAACATTCGTAGCATGCACAATGTTGGATCTATATTCCGAACATCGGATGCTTTTCTTATTGAAAAAATTATTCTCTGCGGTATTACACCACAGCCTCCGCATCGGGATATTCAGAAAACAGCTTTAGGCGCAACGGAATCGGTTTTTTGGGAGTATTCAAAAGATATTTATCAAACAATATTAAATCTTAAAGAAGATAATTACCATATTGTTGGATTGGAGCAAGCTGACAAACAAATTCAAATTGAAGATTTTATTCCAAATCAGAACATAAAATATGCAATAATTCTTGGCAATGAAGTTTCGGGAATTAGTGACAATATAATGAACTTACTTGATTTGTGTGTAGAAATACCACAGGAAGGCACCAAACATTCTTTAAATGTAAGTGTAGCAGCAGGCATCATGATTTATCATGTTTACCAACATCTCAAAAAAAAGGCCTTCACAAAGGAAGGCCTGTAA